Proteins from one Bacteroides zhangwenhongii genomic window:
- a CDS encoding DUF4376 domain-containing protein: MKQKMYWKNGFYDTSIEGSVEISAEYWKELLDGQSAGLIIVENEKGYPILKEYEPTLLELKARKIAELQAYDASESVNSFSIGNVSGWLNKSTRVGLMNSISIERESGRSETTIWLDDAKLVLSIEKAIDMLQQIELYALACYNTTQGHINAINQLETKEEIEAYNFKTGYPGKLSFLG, from the coding sequence ATGAAACAGAAAATGTATTGGAAAAACGGGTTCTACGATACATCGATAGAAGGCAGTGTAGAAATAAGCGCTGAGTATTGGAAAGAATTATTAGACGGTCAATCTGCCGGACTCATAATCGTAGAGAACGAGAAAGGATATCCCATATTGAAGGAATATGAACCGACCTTATTAGAGTTAAAAGCCCGAAAAATAGCGGAATTACAGGCGTATGACGCATCCGAATCGGTGAATAGCTTTAGTATTGGTAATGTATCCGGTTGGCTTAACAAAAGTACCCGTGTAGGTCTCATGAACTCAATTAGTATTGAAAGGGAATCCGGACGATCTGAAACGACTATCTGGCTAGATGATGCAAAGTTGGTCTTATCAATCGAGAAAGCCATTGATATGCTACAACAGATAGAGTTATACGCCCTTGCGTGCTACAATACAACACAAGGGCATATTAATGCTATTAATCAGCTGGAAACGAAAGAAGAAATCGAAGCCTACAACTTTAAAACCGGCTATCCCGGAAAGCTAAGCTTTTTGGGATAA
- a CDS encoding DUF4376 domain-containing protein: protein MKQKMYWKNGFHDTPVDDAVEITIDNYRVLLDGQSSGKLIVTNDEGYPVLVENEYSLEDMQKIKVSEIQSFDKSKEVNSFELRAKSMWLDKSTRVGLFNSINIEKEAGKTETVLWYDAVKYIIPISDALAMLNALEMYALECYNVTQSHIAAVKALDTIEEIESYDYTVGYPKKLSFPG, encoded by the coding sequence ATGAAGCAAAAAATGTATTGGAAGAATGGTTTCCACGACACACCGGTAGACGATGCGGTAGAAATAACCATAGATAATTATAGGGTACTTCTGGATGGGCAGTCATCCGGAAAGCTCATTGTTACCAATGATGAAGGGTATCCTGTATTGGTAGAAAACGAGTACTCCCTTGAAGATATGCAAAAAATAAAAGTATCTGAAATTCAATCGTTTGACAAATCTAAAGAGGTTAATTCTTTTGAATTACGGGCTAAAAGTATGTGGTTGGATAAGTCTACACGTGTTGGATTATTTAACTCAATCAATATCGAAAAAGAGGCTGGCAAAACGGAGACTGTGCTTTGGTATGATGCAGTAAAATATATCATTCCAATATCAGACGCTTTGGCTATGTTAAATGCTTTGGAAATGTATGCGCTTGAGTGCTACAATGTGACACAATCACACATTGCAGCAGTCAAGGCATTGGATACAATCGAAGAGATTGAAAGCTACGATTATACCGTTGGTTATCCCAAAAAGCTTAGCTTTCCGGGATAG
- a CDS encoding gp53-like domain-containing protein — MKYFSRKLVAILVLIIWLSSLGTTYAKADLSNAVTTLTSGNNTYIKFNNGILIQYGRITTTGQKERRVYMPISFKNDGYKVFYGIEAGADVVQTLYTLNKSTSSFYASGTFYDPYNGNKGFPSESFDWFAIGIWK; from the coding sequence ATGAAATATTTTAGTAGAAAATTGGTAGCAATTTTAGTGCTCATAATTTGGCTAAGTTCTCTCGGGACTACGTATGCTAAAGCCGATTTATCCAATGCTGTAACAACATTAACTAGTGGAAATAACACATACATTAAATTCAATAATGGGATTCTGATACAATATGGACGTATCACTACTACCGGACAGAAGGAGCGTAGAGTATATATGCCTATATCTTTTAAAAATGACGGATACAAAGTGTTTTATGGTATTGAAGCTGGGGCTGACGTTGTTCAAACATTGTATACATTGAACAAAAGTACATCCTCATTCTATGCCAGTGGTACTTTTTATGATCCCTATAATGGTAATAAAGGGTTTCCTAGTGAATCCTTTGATTGGTTTGCCATTGGAATTTGGAAATAA
- a CDS encoding HU family DNA-binding protein, with translation MAILFDWYEDPRPSDKQQGKRTLHPRIRYNGTIGTDLVRHRIQERCSLTETDVTAVLDALSHILGEELADGKQVHLDGIGYFHPCLTSTEPVTIATKRKATKVKLKAIQFRADQALKNEFGILKVKSLKGELNFKQLTNGQIDRLLTGYFKTHQFMRRYDFQNLCGMARSTAMRHIRRLRDEGKLKNEGSVMQPIYVPGDGYYGNNE, from the coding sequence ATGGCAATATTATTTGATTGGTATGAAGATCCGAGACCTTCGGACAAACAACAGGGAAAAAGAACGCTGCATCCGCGCATAAGATATAACGGCACGATAGGAACCGACTTGGTACGCCACCGTATCCAAGAGCGTTGTTCGCTGACCGAAACGGATGTCACTGCCGTACTCGACGCCCTTTCACATATTCTGGGAGAGGAACTGGCAGACGGAAAACAAGTGCATTTGGATGGAATCGGCTATTTCCACCCTTGCCTGACCAGCACGGAACCGGTAACGATAGCCACAAAGCGAAAAGCAACCAAAGTAAAACTGAAAGCTATCCAGTTTCGTGCCGACCAAGCGCTAAAAAACGAATTCGGTATACTGAAAGTAAAAAGCCTCAAAGGAGAGCTGAATTTCAAGCAGTTGACCAATGGACAGATTGACCGATTATTGACGGGATACTTCAAAACACATCAATTTATGAGAAGATACGACTTCCAGAATCTCTGCGGGATGGCGAGAAGTACAGCCATGCGACATATCCGACGCTTACGCGATGAAGGAAAGCTGAAAAATGAAGGCAGTGTGATGCAACCGATTTATGTACCCGGAGACGGATATTATGGTAATAATGAATAG
- a CDS encoding gp53-like domain-containing protein, whose protein sequence is MAFEYLYKEYLNVILLSTLGTNFAKSDFSNVITKSLSQNGYYKFPDGFLIQWGYFSGGTANNQSINFPLSFKSCFSLAFSSTTDNTNNSIWSVNYAAIYASYFTVYRRYADAGTIANSSQSFRWIAIGTWK, encoded by the coding sequence ATGGCATTTGAATATCTATATAAAGAGTATTTAAATGTCATCTTACTAAGTACTCTCGGAACCAATTTTGCCAAATCTGACTTCTCAAATGTCATTACAAAAAGCCTTTCTCAGAACGGATATTATAAATTTCCAGATGGGTTCTTAATACAGTGGGGGTATTTTAGCGGAGGTACTGCAAATAATCAGTCTATAAATTTCCCATTATCTTTTAAATCTTGTTTTTCCCTTGCTTTTTCTAGTACGACGGATAACACTAATAATTCTATATGGTCTGTGAATTATGCCGCTATATATGCTTCATATTTTACGGTTTATAGAAGATATGCAGATGCGGGAACTATTGCTAACTCTTCACAGTCATTTAGATGGATAGCGATAGGGACTTGGAAATAG
- a CDS encoding gp53-like domain-containing protein, giving the protein MVESQSLGQNGYLKCSNRLLIQWGTYNGATTGNTSIKLPLSFCDTTYSVIPVIMTEASEYATRSAMPYSKTESSFAVRRRYVTETASGDASSSVMWFAIGCWK; this is encoded by the coding sequence TTGGTAGAAAGTCAAAGTTTAGGACAAAATGGGTATCTAAAATGTAGTAATAGATTGTTGATACAGTGGGGTACATACAACGGTGCAACGACAGGCAATACCAGTATAAAGTTACCCTTATCTTTCTGTGATACTACATATAGTGTTATACCTGTGATTATGACAGAAGCATCAGAATATGCCACTCGTTCAGCAATGCCTTACAGCAAAACGGAGTCGAGTTTTGCCGTGAGACGAAGATATGTAACAGAGACAGCTTCAGGAGATGCCAGTTCTTCAGTCATGTGGTTCGCTATTGGATGTTGGAAATAA